One genomic segment of Lewinellaceae bacterium includes these proteins:
- a CDS encoding aminotransferase class V-fold PLP-dependent enzyme, which produces MKQSEEWQDHENLDPSDWSAARKRMYQMVDDAINYLSTLSDRPVWQPMPEESQRVFKRNLPLAPEDTDRIDEELKTHILPYTMGNVHPRFWSWYMGAGSVSGVIGDFWTSVMNPNLGGGNHSANLVEAQVIDWLKEIMNYPPDASGLLVSGGSMANLVGITVARYHQAGFDIRKEGMSGAKPMVVYASSEVHSSVQKAIELMGMGSKYLHKVPVKADYTMDLQALQNNIKEDREAGLHPIAVIGTAGTINTGAIDDLDALADICKTEGLWFHVDGAIGSIAMLSPLIKPLLKGIDRADSVTIDLHKWLHMPFEVACTLVRNDRDHRGAFSLIPDYLARNTRGLAAGNLWFSEYGIQLSRRFRALKVWMSLKEHGAEAFGRMITKNIHQARYLGQMIDENPHLELVAPIGLDIVCFRYNPGGMTLEALNALNQEIKLQLEEKGTAAPGYTTLGDLYCIRVAIANHRSTKEDFDLLVKSILELGDSLKPLY; this is translated from the coding sequence ATGAAGCAATCCGAAGAATGGCAGGATCACGAAAATCTGGATCCTTCCGATTGGTCAGCAGCACGAAAGCGTATGTACCAGATGGTAGATGATGCCATCAATTACCTTTCCACCTTATCAGATCGACCGGTCTGGCAACCAATGCCGGAAGAAAGTCAACGTGTTTTCAAGCGCAATCTTCCCCTCGCGCCGGAGGATACGGATCGTATCGATGAGGAACTGAAAACACACATCCTGCCCTATACCATGGGAAATGTGCATCCCCGGTTTTGGTCCTGGTACATGGGTGCCGGTTCCGTGTCCGGGGTGATCGGAGACTTCTGGACCTCGGTCATGAACCCGAACCTTGGTGGCGGCAATCATTCGGCCAATCTGGTTGAAGCACAGGTCATCGACTGGCTTAAGGAAATCATGAATTACCCACCGGATGCAAGCGGCCTGCTGGTCAGCGGAGGTTCGATGGCCAACCTGGTCGGGATCACGGTGGCAAGGTACCATCAGGCAGGATTTGACATTCGAAAAGAAGGAATGAGCGGAGCCAAGCCGATGGTGGTATATGCCTCCTCAGAAGTCCATTCTTCTGTACAGAAAGCCATCGAACTGATGGGCATGGGATCAAAGTATCTGCATAAAGTACCGGTCAAGGCGGATTACACCATGGATCTCCAGGCCTTACAAAATAACATTAAGGAGGACCGGGAAGCAGGCCTGCACCCCATAGCAGTCATCGGTACCGCAGGTACCATCAATACCGGTGCGATTGACGACCTCGATGCACTCGCCGACATCTGCAAGACCGAAGGACTCTGGTTTCATGTTGATGGGGCTATTGGTTCGATTGCAATGCTTTCTCCCCTGATTAAACCACTCTTAAAGGGAATCGACCGGGCAGATTCGGTGACCATCGACCTGCACAAATGGTTGCATATGCCATTTGAAGTCGCCTGTACTCTGGTACGCAATGACCGCGACCACCGCGGTGCATTCTCTCTGATCCCCGATTACCTTGCCCGGAATACCCGTGGACTGGCTGCAGGAAATCTCTGGTTCAGTGAATACGGCATTCAACTGTCACGTCGTTTCCGTGCCCTCAAGGTTTGGATGTCTTTAAAAGAACACGGAGCTGAGGCTTTTGGACGCATGATCACCAAGAACATCCATCAGGCCCGGTACCTCGGCCAGATGATCGATGAAAATCCTCACCTGGAACTGGTTGCACCGATAGGACTTGACATTGTCTGCTTCCGGTACAATCCCGGCGGCATGACTCTGGAGGCACTGAATGCTCTGAACCAGGAGATCAAATTGCAACTGGAAGAAAAAGGCACAGCAGCTCCCGGCTATACGACCCTTGGAGACCTGTATTGCATTCGCGTTGCGATAGCCAACCACCGAAGTACAAAAGAAGACTTTGATCTCCTGGTGAAGTCCATCCTGGAGCTGGGAGATTCCCTAAAACCTCTGTACTAA
- a CDS encoding GIY-YIG nuclease family protein, whose product MRIHLYYVYILTNIGKTVLYTGVTNNLSIRLKQHAAPPGNSEKGRAFTHRYGCKYLIYYETFKYINNAIAREKEIKGWRRNRKLELIRTINPEYRFLNYEFE is encoded by the coding sequence ATGCGGATCCACTTATATTATGTTTATATACTTACCAATATTGGAAAAACAGTTCTGTATACAGGTGTAACCAATAATTTATCCATCCGATTAAAGCAACATGCTGCTCCTCCTGGTAATAGCGAAAAGGGCAGAGCATTTACTCATCGGTATGGGTGTAAATATTTGATATATTATGAGACATTTAAATATATAAATAATGCCATTGCCCGCGAAAAAGAAATTAAGGGCTGGCGTCGAAATCGCAAGCTGGAATTGATCCGGACAATTAACCCTGAATATCGTTTTCTCAATTATGAATTTGAATGA
- a CDS encoding GNAT family N-acetyltransferase — MKTFIRWPHQLYRHDPIWVPPLDLDEWNTLYPRWKEEGQVKTRFLLAYQGKKIVGRVVGMAIPDDYVAGNLLRVRWGWLEAIDDPAVFQSLLGNIESWARELHAQVVQGPLGFSNLDKAGMLIKGFDALPTIVELYNPPYYPVRVEQLGYEKAIDWIENKLTVPEKVPEKLTQLSGIIQKRYGVKTLQIRKAAELRPYGQELFRLINETHRHLHGFVLFDEKKATAYLDKYFPLINKDLICIVLDEQEHMVGYGISIPSMSKAFQRARGRLYPFGIWHILRASRKNDRADLYLIGVKDEYRNKGITALLFEKIMQGFIDQGIRQVESNPELETNSQVQALWKNYEYQQHKRRRCFQKILD, encoded by the coding sequence TTGAAGACATTCATCCGGTGGCCCCATCAGTTGTACCGGCACGACCCGATCTGGGTTCCTCCTCTCGATCTGGATGAATGGAATACTTTGTATCCCAGATGGAAAGAAGAAGGTCAAGTAAAAACCCGCTTTTTACTGGCTTATCAAGGGAAAAAAATTGTGGGTCGGGTTGTTGGCATGGCGATCCCGGACGATTACGTTGCCGGGAACCTCCTCCGGGTTCGCTGGGGCTGGCTGGAAGCCATCGATGACCCGGCAGTGTTTCAGTCCTTGCTGGGCAACATCGAATCATGGGCCAGGGAATTGCATGCCCAGGTCGTGCAGGGTCCGCTTGGGTTCTCCAACCTGGATAAGGCTGGGATGCTGATCAAAGGATTTGATGCGTTGCCAACCATTGTGGAATTGTATAACCCACCCTATTATCCGGTCCGGGTCGAACAATTGGGCTATGAGAAGGCCATCGACTGGATAGAAAATAAACTGACGGTACCGGAGAAAGTACCGGAGAAACTGACCCAATTATCCGGTATCATTCAAAAACGGTATGGGGTCAAAACCTTACAGATCCGCAAGGCTGCTGAGCTACGACCTTACGGGCAGGAGCTCTTCCGCCTGATCAATGAAACCCACCGTCACCTGCATGGATTCGTACTTTTTGATGAGAAAAAAGCGACCGCCTATCTGGATAAGTATTTTCCCCTGATCAATAAAGATCTCATATGCATTGTTTTGGATGAGCAGGAGCATATGGTCGGATATGGCATTTCCATACCTTCCATGTCCAAAGCATTTCAACGCGCCAGGGGTCGACTTTACCCTTTCGGCATCTGGCATATTCTGCGTGCCAGCAGAAAGAACGATCGAGCGGATCTGTATCTGATCGGTGTCAAGGATGAATACCGCAATAAGGGAATTACCGCCCTTCTGTTTGAAAAAATCATGCAGGGGTTCATTGATCAGGGCATCCGGCAGGTGGAATCCAATCCCGAACTGGAAACCAATAGTCAGGTTCAGGCGTTGTGGAAGAACTACGAATACCAGCAGCATAAACGCCGGCGCTGCTTTCAGAAAATTTTGGATTAG
- a CDS encoding endonuclease/exonuclease/phosphatase family protein, producing MKKWFILLLIPLAVGPIFSQDLRVMTFNIRFDYLPDTANAWTRRGPDVARTIEEAHPDVVGMQEVLHYQLLDILKELPGYQHLGHGRDDGQEAGEYSPVLYRTDRFQLIDQNQFWLSEHPNVPGSMSWGTACTRIATWALLLDRQSSDTVLVINTHFDHISEEARQHGAMMIDSFLRQQEVRDVWCMGDFNATLSDGALQPLEKDYQEARQTAAVTEGPSFTFHGFTGAGKEGNIIDHIFFRCPDWVIEEYKVITRMYKGIYPSDHFPVLAVFRHL from the coding sequence ATGAAGAAGTGGTTTATTTTATTACTCATTCCGTTAGCAGTGGGCCCCATCTTTAGCCAGGATCTGCGGGTAATGACCTTTAACATACGATTCGATTATCTGCCGGATACTGCCAATGCCTGGACCCGCCGGGGGCCTGACGTAGCCCGGACCATTGAGGAAGCCCATCCGGATGTGGTAGGGATGCAGGAGGTATTGCATTATCAGCTCCTTGATATCCTGAAAGAATTGCCGGGATATCAACATCTCGGGCATGGAAGGGACGATGGCCAGGAGGCGGGAGAATACAGTCCCGTCCTGTACCGGACAGACCGTTTTCAATTGATCGATCAGAATCAATTCTGGTTGTCCGAGCACCCCAATGTTCCCGGAAGCATGAGCTGGGGAACGGCCTGCACGCGCATCGCCACCTGGGCTTTACTTTTGGATCGGCAAAGTTCGGATACGGTATTGGTCATTAATACACATTTTGATCACATAAGCGAAGAAGCCAGGCAACACGGTGCCATGATGATCGATTCATTCCTGCGGCAACAGGAGGTACGTGATGTGTGGTGTATGGGAGATTTTAATGCCACGCTGTCCGATGGCGCACTTCAACCCCTGGAAAAAGATTACCAGGAAGCGCGGCAGACAGCTGCGGTTACTGAAGGACCCAGTTTTACTTTTCATGGGTTCACCGGCGCCGGTAAAGAAGGGAATATCATTGATCACATCTTTTTCCGGTGTCCGGACTGGGTGATCGAAGAATACAAAGTCATCACCCGTATGTACAAGGGAATCTACCCCAGCGATCATTTTCCAGTCCTCGCGGTATTTCGCCACCTATGA
- a CDS encoding carboxypeptidase-like regulatory domain-containing protein, with translation MKNSILLLLSLCSPLLIFGQGIQGKITDHHGSELPFATIYVIKLQRGTASNEEGRYQLALPRGTYEVRFQFLGYTTKTMTVQVGNAWEQVNVQLAEEPIELQTIEVLDNREDPAYTIMRRAIGKASYHAQQLDAYTAISYIKGSGRLKGLPGLFRKQIEKGLREEGIDTSTAFVTESVSEISYQRPNQFSEKVISVRTIGDDNNTDPNNFINSSFYQPEVNGAVSPLSPKAFAYYKFEYLGFFADHGMTIDKIKVTPRSAGDKVFEGTLYIVDQEWSIHSLDLTTYIWGIKFNINQVYQPIQEHLWLPVDHTFFVSGSVFGFDFEYTYFAHIQDYNVTLNPDLPAEVVVLDDKIEKAKSEEADKAFQKKDTDSSLAALASGKDISRKELRKLLRDYEKEEMKEEMDEIRDTTEVDVVQVTSYTIDSNAYKRDSTYWDNIRPIPLTDYEVKGYARMDSISLVEAEKNENQDSVSLTIGTSGTSLTKKKKSTFQLQDILFGGSYKAGKKVRWGWDSPLTTLHFNTVEGYHLAAPFFIQNSSKSFRWKIAPTVAYSFARNRWNGNLSTTWSAGDPAHAGTLRIEGGRMTRAYNPDAISPIINDFASLLFERNYLKVYEQTYLEGQWSKRINSKHALEITGAIAERRGLENQTLQSYFDSPKRAYTSNFPENAELGNTAFDTSAVATFGISWKMEPWLKYRLRNNRTERIENSSPLITLSYRTGLPGLFEEGASYHHFDVQLEHVWPGIRGDLSLKANVGAFINPQHMTIVDLKHFPGNRTIFTNADPVASYRLLNYYTLSTQSAYAAVYTHYQFRKLLVTQLPLVRLAGIKEAAFVNALESKGARHYVEVGYGINYILRVFRIEAAASFQDGKYQDWGIRIGIASNLENLFN, from the coding sequence ATGAAGAATAGCATTTTACTTCTGCTTAGTTTATGTTCTCCGCTCCTGATCTTCGGTCAGGGTATCCAGGGAAAAATCACCGATCACCATGGGAGTGAGTTACCATTCGCCACCATCTACGTGATAAAGTTACAGCGCGGAACTGCTTCCAATGAGGAAGGCCGTTATCAATTGGCCTTACCACGAGGTACCTATGAAGTACGTTTTCAGTTTTTAGGCTACACCACGAAGACCATGACCGTACAGGTAGGTAATGCCTGGGAACAGGTCAATGTACAGCTGGCTGAAGAGCCGATCGAACTGCAAACGATAGAGGTCCTGGACAATCGGGAGGATCCAGCCTACACGATCATGCGACGCGCCATCGGCAAGGCAAGTTACCACGCCCAGCAGTTGGATGCCTACACAGCCATCAGTTATATCAAGGGTTCCGGACGACTAAAAGGGCTACCCGGGTTATTCCGGAAGCAGATCGAAAAAGGCCTCCGTGAAGAAGGTATTGATACTTCCACCGCTTTCGTTACCGAGAGTGTCAGTGAGATTTCCTATCAAAGACCCAATCAGTTTTCGGAAAAAGTTATTTCAGTTCGTACCATCGGAGATGATAATAATACCGATCCCAACAACTTCATTAACTCCAGTTTTTACCAACCGGAAGTGAATGGTGCCGTTTCGCCCTTGTCGCCGAAGGCCTTTGCCTATTACAAATTCGAGTACCTGGGATTTTTTGCCGACCATGGTATGACGATTGACAAGATCAAGGTTACGCCCCGGAGTGCCGGCGATAAAGTATTTGAAGGCACGCTGTACATTGTAGACCAGGAATGGAGTATCCACAGTCTCGACCTGACCACCTATATCTGGGGAATCAAGTTCAACATAAACCAGGTCTACCAGCCCATTCAGGAGCACCTGTGGCTACCGGTGGATCACACTTTTTTTGTTTCCGGTTCCGTCTTTGGCTTTGACTTTGAATACACCTACTTTGCCCATATCCAGGACTATAATGTTACGCTGAATCCGGACTTGCCTGCTGAAGTGGTGGTCCTGGACGACAAAATCGAAAAGGCCAAATCCGAAGAAGCGGATAAAGCATTCCAGAAGAAAGACACCGATTCGTCCCTTGCCGCCCTCGCCTCCGGCAAAGACATCAGCCGTAAAGAATTACGCAAACTCCTGAGGGATTACGAAAAGGAAGAAATGAAAGAAGAGATGGATGAAATCCGCGACACCACGGAGGTTGACGTGGTCCAGGTTACGTCCTACACCATCGATTCCAATGCGTATAAACGCGATTCCACCTACTGGGACAATATCCGGCCCATCCCTCTCACCGATTATGAAGTTAAGGGCTATGCCCGTATGGATAGCATTTCATTGGTTGAAGCTGAGAAAAACGAAAACCAGGACAGCGTGAGCTTAACGATAGGAACCTCAGGTACAAGCTTAACGAAAAAGAAAAAGAGCACGTTTCAATTGCAGGATATCTTATTTGGGGGAAGTTATAAGGCTGGAAAAAAAGTTCGCTGGGGATGGGACTCGCCGTTGACTACACTGCATTTTAATACGGTTGAAGGATATCATCTGGCTGCTCCGTTTTTTATTCAAAATTCAAGCAAATCTTTTCGCTGGAAAATTGCCCCAACGGTCGCTTACAGCTTCGCACGTAATCGCTGGAATGGCAATCTCTCCACCACCTGGTCCGCGGGAGATCCGGCACATGCCGGCACCTTGAGAATTGAAGGTGGCCGGATGACCCGTGCATACAATCCGGATGCCATCTCACCCATCATCAATGACTTCGCCAGCCTCCTTTTTGAACGAAATTATCTCAAAGTTTACGAGCAAACCTATCTGGAAGGCCAATGGAGCAAGCGTATTAACTCCAAACATGCACTGGAGATCACCGGAGCCATCGCGGAACGAAGAGGCCTGGAGAACCAGACCCTGCAATCCTACTTTGATTCTCCGAAAAGGGCTTACACCTCCAATTTTCCGGAAAATGCGGAGTTAGGCAATACCGCTTTTGACACTTCTGCTGTAGCCACTTTCGGTATCAGCTGGAAGATGGAGCCCTGGTTAAAATACCGCCTCAGGAACAACCGTACGGAACGCATTGAGAACTCGTCCCCGCTGATCACCTTGTCCTACCGGACCGGATTGCCTGGCCTTTTCGAAGAAGGTGCCAGTTATCACCATTTTGATGTTCAGCTTGAACATGTCTGGCCGGGCATCCGTGGAGATCTGTCCTTAAAAGCCAATGTTGGGGCATTTATCAATCCACAGCATATGACCATCGTGGACCTGAAACATTTTCCCGGCAACCGCACCATATTTACGAATGCTGACCCGGTGGCGTCTTACCGGCTGCTCAATTATTACACCTTAAGCACTCAATCGGCTTATGCTGCCGTGTACACGCATTACCAATTCCGTAAACTACTGGTGACCCAGCTCCCACTCGTCCGACTGGCAGGTATCAAGGAAGCGGCATTTGTCAATGCCCTGGAGTCGAAAGGTGCCCGTCATTATGTGGAGGTAGGCTATGGCATCAACTACATCCTGCGTGTTTTCCGCATTGAAGCAGCCGCCAGTTTTCAGGATGGAAAATACCAGGACTGGGGCATCCGGATCGGGATAGCCTCCAATCTGGAGAACCTGTTTAATTGA
- a CDS encoding DUF4199 domain-containing protein encodes MKRAVIVFGLILGVILCINMFVMVHQMYTNPEFKGNDVLGYTLMVVMFSMIFFGVRDFRNKHLGGVISFGKALTTGIWIALLGCTLYVVVWLFYYYLFVPDFLDVYVTHVLSHTSDAELASRTEQMNQFKSMYDSPLMVAVMTYLEVLPVGLIVALVSALILKRKVAKG; translated from the coding sequence CGTATTTGGTTTGATCCTGGGAGTCATCCTCTGCATCAATATGTTCGTAATGGTGCATCAGATGTATACAAACCCGGAATTTAAGGGCAACGATGTCTTAGGCTACACGCTGATGGTGGTCATGTTTTCCATGATCTTTTTTGGGGTGCGGGATTTCCGGAACAAGCACCTGGGAGGGGTGATCTCCTTTGGTAAAGCGCTTACCACCGGAATATGGATCGCATTGCTTGGTTGTACCTTATATGTGGTAGTCTGGCTGTTCTATTATTACCTGTTTGTTCCAGATTTCCTGGATGTTTACGTCACTCATGTACTGAGTCATACGTCCGATGCTGAACTTGCCAGCCGCACGGAACAAATGAATCAATTTAAGTCAATGTATGACAGCCCGCTCATGGTGGCGGTGATGACCTACCTGGAAGTATTGCCGGTAGGGCTGATCGTTGCATTGGTGAGTGCACTCATCCTGAAGCGAAAAGTTGCAAAAGGCTAA